One window of the Chitinimonas sp. BJYL2 genome contains the following:
- the pyk gene encoding pyruvate kinase produces MQRSTKIVATLGPATNDPAILSRLIAAGVNVVRLNFSHGSADDHIARAQMVREAAAQIGQPVAVMVDLQGPKIRVGKFEKNKVTLENGQNFILDAACEMGNQDRVGLDYKELPNDVSEGSVLLLDDGRIVLDVLNVQGSAIHTRVRVGGVLSNNKGINRQGGGLSAPALTAKDMEDIKVAAKLDADYVAVSFPKSSADMYMARTLIQAAGSKAQVVAKIERTEAIANLEELIDASDVIMVARGDLAVEVGDAAVPALQKRMIRLAREKNKLTITATQMMESMITSPVPTRAEVSDVANAVLDGTDAVMLSAETAAGKFPIETVEAMARVCIEAEKSSDYRIDRDFLSREFTRVDQSIAMAALFTANHLQVKAIVALTQTGATALWTSRVNCGVPIYALTPEVATYRRLSLYRDVYPMMLAHDCDQKSLLTSAELKLLEQGLVQPGDLMVVTVGDTVGQMGSTNTMKIVRVAQR; encoded by the coding sequence ATGCAGCGCAGCACCAAGATTGTCGCCACCCTCGGCCCCGCTACCAATGACCCGGCCATCTTGTCCCGGCTGATCGCCGCGGGCGTCAATGTAGTCCGACTCAATTTTTCCCATGGCAGTGCAGACGATCACATCGCGCGTGCGCAGATGGTACGTGAGGCTGCCGCACAGATCGGCCAGCCCGTGGCCGTGATGGTGGACCTGCAGGGCCCCAAGATCCGCGTCGGCAAGTTCGAAAAGAACAAGGTCACGCTGGAGAACGGTCAGAATTTCATCCTCGACGCCGCATGCGAGATGGGCAATCAGGATCGGGTGGGGCTCGATTACAAAGAATTGCCCAACGACGTCAGCGAAGGTTCGGTCTTGCTGCTGGATGATGGCCGCATCGTGCTGGATGTGCTGAACGTGCAGGGCAGCGCCATTCATACCCGCGTAAGGGTTGGTGGTGTACTCAGCAACAACAAGGGCATCAACCGCCAGGGCGGTGGGCTCTCGGCGCCGGCGCTCACCGCCAAGGACATGGAAGACATCAAGGTCGCGGCCAAGCTGGACGCCGACTACGTTGCCGTCTCTTTTCCCAAGAGCAGCGCCGATATGTACATGGCACGCACCCTGATCCAGGCCGCGGGTAGCAAGGCCCAGGTGGTTGCCAAGATCGAGCGCACCGAAGCCATTGCCAATCTGGAAGAGCTGATCGATGCCTCCGATGTGATCATGGTGGCGCGGGGCGACCTGGCTGTCGAGGTGGGCGATGCCGCGGTGCCCGCCTTGCAAAAGCGCATGATTCGTCTGGCACGCGAGAAGAACAAGCTCACGATCACCGCCACCCAGATGATGGAGTCGATGATCACCAGCCCGGTGCCCACCCGCGCCGAAGTCAGTGATGTGGCCAATGCCGTACTGGATGGCACCGATGCCGTCATGCTGTCGGCTGAAACGGCGGCGGGCAAGTTCCCGATCGAAACCGTGGAAGCCATGGCGCGCGTCTGTATCGAGGCCGAGAAGTCATCGGATTACCGCATCGACCGCGACTTCCTGAGCCGCGAGTTCACCCGCGTGGATCAATCGATTGCCATGGCGGCGCTGTTTACGGCCAATCACCTGCAGGTCAAGGCGATTGTGGCCCTGACGCAGACCGGCGCCACCGCCTTGTGGACCAGCCGCGTCAACTGCGGTGTACCTATCTATGCGCTGACTCCGGAAGTAGCCACTTACCGCCGTCTCAGCCTGTACCGCGACGTCTACCCGATGATGCTGGCGCATGATTGCGATCAGAAGTCGCTGCTGACCTCGGCTGAACTCAAACTGCTGGAGCAGGGCCTGGTGCAGCCGGGTGATCTGATGGTGGTGACGGTGGGTGACACCGTGGGTCAGATGGGCAGCACGAACACGATGAAGATCGTGCGGGTCGCGCAGCGCTGA
- a CDS encoding methyl-accepting chemotaxis protein: protein MQSLRTKLIVAMAALIALVALVLTIASYQRMRSEMLTALESQTASVASASANESDTWLRNKGEVITALATQTQQADILPFLQLAEKAGGFDTTYVGFSDKRHTFSKPQQLPADYDPTARPWYQQAAAAGKPVVTPPYVDAATRKLVITMATPVGSGGATSVVAAGDVFMDALVAGVLNVKLPNQGYAFVVDNKGQVLIHTEEARRMKPATELASALDAARLQSMADSRTMAEIAIGGADKFVQVRPIPTSGWYMVVVIDKASALAPLNKLLGFSVAMLIVLLIIILPLMAMMIGKLLAGLIRVRDAMRTIASGGGDLTRRISVTGNDEIAQTAQAFNQFQEQLRQMFVDLQSEAGSLTGGVNAIANLTRQMASDSRQLADHGAANAATIEELTVSISHIADYAGDASKLVNTTGQLSAEGAASIERVSGEIDNSAGAVRELSTLFSEVNRRADDIGGIVQVIKEIADQTNLLALNAAIEAARAGEQGRGFAVVADEVRKLAERTGQATQEISSMIGNMRDATQGATFNMQRTLDSVETGAGLIRETAGNIAQIRQSMSEVVSNMREIAHSTSEQRQAANQMAQNAERVTAQIHQSDDALQSMTRTLAELDQLASGIRTSFNKFKL from the coding sequence ATGCAGTCACTCCGTACCAAGCTGATTGTTGCGATGGCCGCGCTGATTGCGCTTGTCGCCTTGGTTCTGACCATTGCCTCTTACCAGCGGATGCGCAGCGAAATGCTCACCGCACTGGAATCACAGACCGCTTCGGTCGCCAGTGCCAGCGCCAATGAATCCGATACCTGGTTGCGCAACAAAGGCGAGGTGATCACGGCCTTGGCCACGCAGACCCAGCAGGCCGATATCCTGCCCTTCCTGCAACTGGCAGAAAAGGCTGGCGGTTTTGATACCACCTATGTCGGCTTCTCGGACAAGCGCCACACCTTCTCCAAGCCGCAGCAATTACCCGCCGACTATGATCCGACAGCACGACCTTGGTATCAGCAAGCCGCAGCGGCAGGCAAACCGGTTGTAACGCCGCCGTATGTCGATGCCGCTACCCGCAAGCTGGTGATCACCATGGCCACGCCGGTGGGCAGTGGTGGCGCGACCAGCGTAGTGGCAGCGGGCGATGTATTCATGGATGCACTGGTGGCGGGCGTGCTGAATGTGAAGCTGCCTAACCAAGGCTATGCCTTCGTCGTTGATAACAAGGGCCAGGTACTCATTCACACCGAGGAAGCACGGCGGATGAAGCCTGCCACCGAGCTTGCGAGCGCACTGGATGCCGCGCGACTGCAGAGCATGGCCGACAGCCGGACCATGGCTGAGATCGCTATCGGCGGCGCCGACAAGTTCGTTCAGGTCCGGCCCATCCCCACCTCCGGCTGGTATATGGTGGTCGTGATCGACAAAGCCAGTGCCCTTGCCCCGCTCAACAAGCTGCTGGGCTTTTCGGTTGCCATGCTGATCGTGCTGCTGATCATCATCCTGCCCCTGATGGCCATGATGATCGGCAAGCTGCTGGCGGGCCTGATCCGGGTCAGGGATGCCATGCGTACCATTGCATCCGGCGGCGGCGATCTCACGCGCCGCATCAGCGTCACAGGCAACGATGAAATTGCGCAGACGGCACAGGCGTTCAACCAGTTTCAGGAACAATTGCGACAGATGTTCGTTGACCTGCAGTCCGAGGCCGGCAGTCTGACCGGGGGCGTCAATGCCATTGCCAATCTGACCCGGCAGATGGCCAGCGACTCCCGCCAGCTTGCCGATCATGGTGCAGCGAATGCAGCCACTATCGAAGAGCTCACCGTCAGCATTTCTCATATCGCCGATTACGCTGGAGATGCCAGCAAGCTGGTGAACACCACCGGCCAGCTTTCGGCAGAAGGTGCCGCCAGTATCGAGCGGGTATCGGGTGAGATTGATAACTCAGCCGGTGCGGTGCGCGAGCTATCCACTTTGTTCAGTGAGGTCAATCGGCGAGCCGATGATATTGGCGGGATTGTTCAGGTGATCAAGGAGATTGCAGACCAGACCAATCTGCTCGCACTCAACGCTGCGATCGAGGCGGCACGCGCCGGAGAGCAGGGTCGCGGCTTTGCCGTGGTGGCTGACGAGGTACGCAAGCTAGCCGAGCGCACGGGCCAGGCTACACAGGAAATCTCCTCGATGATCGGCAATATGCGGGATGCCACCCAAGGCGCCACATTCAATATGCAGCGCACGCTGGATTCGGTGGAAACCGGCGCCGGGCTGATCAGGGAAACAGCCGGCAATATTGCGCAGATCCGCCAGAGCATGTCTGAAGTCGTCAGCAATATGCGTGAGATCGCTCACTCCACCAGTGAGCAGCGGCAGGCCGCCAACCAGATGGCCCAGAATGCCGAGCGGGTCACGGCGCAAATTCATCAAAGCGATGACGCGTTGCAATCCATGACCCGCACGCTGGCCGAGCTTGACCAACTGGCCAGCGGCATCCGCACCAGCTTCAACAAGTTCAAGCTCTAG
- a CDS encoding MBL fold metallo-hydrolase has protein sequence MQIPALLVTLAIATTASASPAAATQPSSAQQILHTTLSAHGGAERIIAASGLSYELEGGFHAPLQAAGYRGPFEPLPFSARYVFDWAGKRSRVDSKLVFPGGFILDTRELGGKESIVLDQHRLSFSRDVPLGMTASAYRYHPLPLLRQLVQPDTTLSDGGNTEFFGRKAHRLQARWPGLATDIEVLVDQETKLLAGYRLPRSYPLVPTGTNSVRFMDYQLVDGVKVPAKVYGETLSTPRLGFEVRLRGQKLGAVVADEFVLPKGYIELAAESSLGPFVRELAPNVYQVERLGGQDYAAMVLVGTEGVTLVEAPLNDKASAQLLTAVDRIAPGKPIKTLVLTHHHDDHVGGMSAIVDRGATVLGPAGAEDTLKAIYAANRPGRTMNYIAVPAGKKHLLADTPQPVELYNINDNPHSEQILALYIPSEKLLFQADMFTNPVHQEAGGPANEGGMAFVRWIKAQGLVPERIAGVHGTIASRADINHMLKKAGSSLRL, from the coding sequence ATGCAGATTCCAGCTCTCCTCGTGACACTCGCGATCGCCACCACGGCGTCAGCCTCTCCCGCCGCAGCCACCCAGCCAAGCAGCGCCCAACAGATTCTGCATACCACGCTGAGCGCCCATGGCGGGGCGGAAAGGATTATTGCTGCCTCAGGGCTCAGCTATGAGCTGGAGGGCGGCTTTCACGCTCCGTTGCAGGCAGCGGGTTATCGCGGTCCCTTTGAACCGCTGCCCTTCTCGGCGCGCTACGTGTTCGATTGGGCGGGCAAGCGCAGCCGGGTCGACAGCAAGCTGGTTTTTCCCGGCGGATTCATCCTCGATACACGTGAGCTGGGAGGCAAGGAGTCCATCGTGCTGGATCAACACCGCTTATCGTTCAGCCGCGATGTGCCTTTAGGGATGACCGCCAGTGCCTACCGCTACCATCCGCTCCCTTTGCTGCGCCAGCTTGTCCAGCCAGACACAACGCTGAGCGATGGTGGCAACACCGAGTTCTTTGGCCGCAAGGCCCACCGCCTCCAGGCCCGCTGGCCCGGACTGGCGACAGACATCGAGGTCCTGGTGGATCAGGAAACCAAGTTACTGGCGGGCTACCGACTGCCACGCAGCTATCCCCTGGTGCCGACCGGCACCAACAGTGTGCGCTTCATGGACTACCAGCTGGTGGATGGCGTCAAGGTACCGGCCAAGGTTTATGGAGAAACCCTGAGCACCCCCCGGCTGGGCTTCGAGGTGCGCTTGCGTGGGCAGAAGCTGGGGGCTGTGGTAGCGGACGAGTTTGTCCTTCCCAAGGGCTATATCGAGTTGGCGGCCGAGTCCTCGCTGGGTCCGTTTGTACGTGAGCTGGCGCCCAATGTGTATCAGGTTGAGCGTCTCGGCGGTCAGGACTATGCCGCCATGGTGCTGGTCGGCACCGAGGGTGTCACCTTGGTCGAAGCGCCACTGAATGACAAGGCGAGCGCGCAGTTGCTGACCGCCGTTGATCGCATTGCACCCGGCAAGCCCATCAAGACACTGGTGCTGACCCACCACCACGACGACCACGTCGGCGGCATGTCGGCGATCGTGGACCGTGGCGCTACCGTGCTGGGTCCGGCAGGTGCGGAAGACACGCTCAAAGCCATTTACGCAGCCAATCGCCCCGGTAGGACCATGAACTATATCGCCGTGCCAGCAGGCAAGAAGCATCTGCTGGCGGACACCCCCCAGCCCGTCGAGCTCTACAACATCAACGACAACCCTCATTCCGAACAGATCCTTGCCCTGTACATCCCCAGCGAGAAGCTGCTGTTCCAGGCCGATATGTTCACCAACCCTGTACATCAGGAAGCAGGTGGCCCGGCCAACGAGGGCGGCATGGCGTTTGTGCGATGGATCAAGGCGCAGGGACTGGTGCCTGAGCGCATTGCGGGCGTGCACGGCACCATCGCCTCGCGGGCAGATATCAATCACATGCTCAAGAAAGCGGGCTCGTCACTCCGGCTGTAA
- a CDS encoding diguanylate cyclase, with protein sequence MFTLAYTPYVLPFLVSLLITVGLGTYSWQRRHRPPNAAFAGVMFALSLWTLCYALELLSTTLEAKVFWAKLKYLGSTTGPVLWFVVGMKLSHNERWLSTPLQLLLSAFIVVTCFVVFTNDAHHWFWRDIWLTPGEPETQTTHGFYFWVYAAVLYTLVLCNVVLLFRYFWSAPGLYRHQAALLALGGFLPLGGRLLEDFFAVDLFPHVDNVVLLFLASGICFAIAVFRLGALTLTHIAHNLVIRHIGVGIVVLDVDQRVVELNPYAQQLLGADTSAVLGKPLAQVLHGWPALPITSDGSTELTVGNACFQLDCRSILAANRETAGHVLTIADISERKQAEIQLQQMARTDALSGLLNRRYFREQAEREFERAARQDAPLALLMLDIDHFKRINDEYGHPVGDQAIISVARVLDAQLRNVDLIGRYGGEEFIMLLIDCPPSQAGEKAEQLRAAIAAISIPLPSAALQFTASVGLACAAQDCLDLDTLIQRADTALYAAKQSGRNRIAVWPAGADR encoded by the coding sequence ATGTTCACGCTGGCCTACACCCCTTACGTCCTGCCCTTTCTCGTATCACTGCTGATCACGGTCGGCTTGGGTACGTACAGCTGGCAGCGCCGTCATCGCCCACCCAACGCGGCCTTTGCCGGCGTGATGTTTGCATTGAGTCTGTGGACACTCTGCTACGCACTGGAACTGCTCAGCACAACGCTGGAAGCAAAAGTATTCTGGGCCAAGCTCAAGTATCTGGGCAGCACGACCGGACCAGTGCTCTGGTTCGTAGTCGGCATGAAGCTGAGCCATAACGAGCGCTGGCTGAGCACACCACTGCAGCTCCTGTTATCCGCTTTTATCGTGGTGACCTGCTTCGTGGTGTTCACCAATGACGCGCATCACTGGTTCTGGCGCGATATCTGGCTCACCCCCGGCGAGCCGGAAACCCAGACCACCCATGGCTTTTACTTCTGGGTTTACGCCGCCGTGCTCTACACGCTGGTTCTCTGCAATGTGGTGCTGCTTTTCCGTTATTTCTGGAGCGCGCCCGGGTTGTACCGGCATCAGGCCGCCTTGCTTGCACTGGGCGGCTTTCTGCCCCTCGGTGGCAGGCTTCTGGAAGACTTCTTCGCCGTCGACCTGTTTCCCCATGTCGACAATGTCGTCCTGCTGTTTCTGGCATCGGGCATCTGCTTTGCCATTGCGGTCTTTCGCCTTGGTGCGCTGACGCTGACCCATATCGCCCATAATCTGGTGATCCGCCATATCGGTGTCGGCATCGTGGTGCTGGATGTGGACCAACGGGTCGTAGAACTGAACCCCTATGCCCAGCAATTGCTCGGCGCGGATACCAGCGCGGTATTGGGGAAACCGCTAGCCCAGGTTTTGCATGGCTGGCCGGCGCTGCCCATTACTTCCGATGGGAGCACCGAACTGACTGTAGGTAATGCCTGCTTTCAGCTTGATTGCCGGTCCATTCTGGCCGCCAACCGGGAAACAGCGGGTCATGTCCTGACCATTGCCGATATCAGCGAACGCAAGCAAGCCGAAATACAGTTGCAGCAGATGGCCAGAACGGATGCGCTCAGCGGTCTTTTGAACCGACGTTACTTCCGCGAGCAGGCCGAGCGTGAGTTCGAGCGCGCCGCACGACAAGATGCACCCTTGGCCCTGCTGATGCTCGATATCGATCATTTCAAGCGGATCAATGACGAGTACGGGCATCCTGTAGGCGACCAGGCCATTATCAGCGTCGCCCGCGTGCTGGACGCGCAGTTACGCAATGTGGACCTGATCGGGCGCTACGGCGGTGAGGAATTCATCATGCTGCTGATCGACTGCCCACCCTCGCAAGCCGGGGAGAAAGCCGAACAACTACGCGCCGCCATTGCAGCGATCTCCATCCCGCTGCCCTCGGCTGCGCTGCAATTTACCGCCAGCGTAGGGCTGGCCTGCGCGGCGCAAGACTGTCTGGACCTAGATACACTGATCCAGCGTGCGGACACCGCGCTGTATGCCGCCAAACAGAGCGGGCGTAACCGGATTGCCGTTTGGCCCGCAGGCGCTGACCGGTAG
- a CDS encoding sensor domain-containing diguanylate cyclase produces the protein MSSQIADSACMQGVPTASPSTAPRYDFHIRAVGKLCGVAVAFAAWRDEHGRLVQHGSNGFHCMPLPFSSAADPLGLAGQPLRHLHPLANATDPALRQLADSGYRSYAAAAIQDGNGGEIGLLGMLDRRGEAYTEEQLHWLVELAHQAGQPCPEPATAVPANAPDLPVRDPLTGLPQRDWLMARLQEESLRSHRFNLPLALIVFDLDRLGELNAQLGHDHGNAALARVGRLLRQALRRTDAGGRLAGDRFAIVLPNTTAEGAATLAEVLRGRIESRPNPLEPALAMSASFGVSAITAEMGNQGSHLLDAATHALDKARQQGRNRVVVSLGSTTLQ, from the coding sequence ATGTCCAGTCAGATCGCCGACAGCGCCTGTATGCAGGGCGTACCGACCGCATCACCATCGACTGCCCCACGCTACGATTTCCATATCCGCGCGGTGGGCAAGCTCTGTGGCGTTGCTGTCGCGTTTGCCGCCTGGCGGGATGAGCATGGCCGGCTTGTTCAGCACGGCAGCAATGGTTTCCATTGCATGCCGCTGCCTTTCTCCTCGGCAGCCGACCCGCTGGGATTGGCCGGGCAACCCCTGCGCCATTTACACCCATTGGCCAATGCCACTGACCCCGCCCTGCGGCAACTGGCAGATAGTGGTTACCGGAGCTACGCCGCCGCCGCCATTCAGGATGGCAACGGCGGAGAGATCGGCCTTTTGGGCATGCTGGACAGACGCGGTGAGGCTTACACCGAGGAACAACTCCACTGGTTGGTGGAGCTGGCTCACCAGGCCGGCCAACCGTGTCCGGAGCCGGCTACCGCCGTCCCGGCAAACGCCCCGGATCTACCGGTGCGCGATCCGCTGACCGGCTTGCCACAGCGCGACTGGCTGATGGCGCGGTTACAGGAGGAGTCCCTGCGCTCCCACCGCTTCAACTTGCCATTAGCCCTGATCGTGTTCGATCTGGATCGTCTCGGTGAACTCAACGCCCAGCTGGGGCACGATCACGGTAACGCAGCACTGGCCCGGGTTGGCCGCCTGCTCAGACAGGCACTGCGCCGCACCGATGCGGGTGGCCGGCTGGCCGGTGACCGCTTTGCGATTGTGCTGCCAAACACCACCGCCGAAGGTGCGGCAACCTTGGCCGAGGTACTGCGCGGCCGGATAGAATCCCGCCCGAATCCGCTCGAACCGGCGCTAGCAATGAGCGCAAGTTTCGGTGTCTCGGCCATCACCGCAGAAATGGGCAACCAAGGCAGCCACCTGCTGGATGCAGCCACCCATGCTCTCGACAAAGCCCGTCAACAGGGAAGGAATCGCGTCGTCGTCTCGCTAGGCAGTACGACCCTGCAGTAA
- the lpdA gene encoding dihydrolipoyl dehydrogenase, whose product MSTIELKVPDIGDAKNVDVIEIFVKAGDTVAKEDSLITLETDKASMEVPASTGGVIKEVRVKVGDKVSEGDVIALVEASTSAAAPSPAPAQAAPAAAAPTPAPQAASFGGASDGEYDVLVLGAGPGGYSAAFRAADLGQKVVLIERYATLGGVCLNVGCIPSKALLHNAAVIDEVKHLAANGIKYPEPEIDIDALRGYKDKVIGKLTGGLAGMAKARKVDVVRGVGRFIDPYHVEVELTTGAEGQEKTGEKKVIKFKHAIIAAGSRVVKLPFIPEDPRIVDSTGALQLKAVPKKMLVIGGGIIGLEMGTVYSTLGARLDVVEMMDGLMQGADRDLVKVWQKMNAHRFDNIMLKTKTVAVEAKADGIYVTFEGEAAPKEPQRYDLVLVAAGRAPNGKLIGAENAGVAVTDRGFIEVDKQQRTNVPHIFAIGDIVGQPMLAHKAVHEGHVAAENAAGHKAYFDARVIPGVAYTDPEVAWVGMTEDEAKKQGIKIEKGVFPWAASGRAIANGRDEGFTKLIFDAETHRIIGGAIVGTHAGDMLGEICLAIEMGADAVDIGKTIHAHPTLGESIGMAAEVAHGTCTDVPPQRKK is encoded by the coding sequence ATGAGCACCATTGAACTCAAAGTCCCCGATATTGGCGATGCCAAGAACGTGGATGTGATCGAAATCTTCGTGAAGGCCGGCGATACCGTGGCCAAGGAAGATTCGCTGATCACGCTGGAAACCGACAAAGCCAGCATGGAAGTCCCGGCCAGCACCGGTGGCGTCATCAAGGAAGTGCGCGTCAAGGTGGGCGACAAGGTTTCCGAAGGCGATGTGATCGCCCTGGTCGAAGCCAGCACCTCGGCCGCCGCGCCCTCACCTGCACCTGCCCAAGCGGCGCCGGCTGCTGCCGCACCTACGCCCGCCCCGCAAGCCGCCAGCTTTGGCGGTGCCAGCGATGGCGAATACGATGTCCTGGTGCTCGGCGCCGGCCCTGGCGGTTACTCGGCCGCTTTCCGGGCGGCTGATCTGGGCCAGAAGGTCGTGCTGATCGAACGCTATGCCACGCTCGGCGGCGTGTGCCTCAATGTGGGCTGCATCCCGTCCAAGGCACTGCTGCATAACGCTGCCGTGATTGACGAGGTCAAACACCTGGCGGCCAACGGCATCAAGTACCCCGAACCCGAAATCGATATCGACGCGCTGCGCGGCTACAAGGACAAGGTCATCGGCAAGCTGACCGGTGGCCTGGCCGGCATGGCCAAGGCGCGCAAGGTCGATGTCGTGCGCGGCGTTGGCAGGTTTATCGATCCGTACCATGTGGAAGTCGAACTGACCACCGGTGCCGAGGGTCAGGAAAAGACCGGCGAGAAGAAGGTCATCAAGTTCAAGCACGCCATCATCGCCGCCGGTTCGCGCGTGGTGAAGCTGCCCTTCATTCCCGAAGATCCGCGCATTGTCGACAGCACGGGCGCGCTGCAGCTCAAGGCGGTGCCCAAGAAGATGCTGGTCATCGGCGGCGGCATCATCGGCCTGGAAATGGGCACGGTGTACTCCACGCTGGGCGCACGTCTCGACGTGGTCGAGATGATGGACGGCCTGATGCAGGGTGCCGACCGTGATCTGGTCAAGGTGTGGCAGAAGATGAATGCCCACCGCTTCGACAACATCATGCTCAAAACCAAGACTGTGGCCGTCGAGGCCAAGGCCGACGGCATTTACGTGACCTTCGAAGGCGAAGCCGCGCCCAAGGAGCCTCAGCGTTACGACCTGGTGCTCGTCGCCGCTGGCCGCGCCCCGAACGGCAAGCTGATCGGTGCCGAAAATGCCGGCGTGGCCGTGACCGACCGCGGCTTTATCGAGGTCGACAAACAACAGCGCACCAACGTGCCGCACATCTTTGCGATCGGCGATATCGTCGGCCAGCCCATGCTGGCCCACAAGGCCGTGCACGAAGGCCATGTGGCCGCCGAGAACGCCGCGGGTCACAAGGCCTATTTCGATGCGCGCGTGATTCCAGGCGTGGCCTACACCGACCCCGAAGTGGCCTGGGTCGGCATGACCGAAGACGAAGCCAAGAAGCAAGGCATCAAGATTGAAAAGGGTGTCTTCCCTTGGGCCGCTTCGGGCCGTGCCATCGCCAATGGCCGCGACGAAGGATTCACCAAGCTGATTTTCGACGCGGAAACGCACCGGATCATCGGCGGCGCCATCGTCGGCACCCATGCCGGCGACATGCTCGGTGAAATCTGTCTGGCCATCGAGATGGGCGCGGACGCTGTCGATATCGGCAAGACCATCCACGCGCACCCCACGCTGGGTGAGAGTATCGGCATGGCTGCCGAAGTCGCCCACGGCACATGCACCGACGTACCGCCACAGCGCAAGAAGTAA
- the tadA gene encoding tRNA adenosine(34) deaminase TadA produces the protein MTDADFMRLALDQAQLAEAMGEVPVGAVLVKDGQVIASSHNAPIALSDPSAHAEMRALRAAAQSLANYRLPGCELFVTLEPCAMCAGAMLHARLKRVVFAAPDPKTGAAGGVFDLFAYPQLNHQTDILGGVLADEASQQLKAFFAQRRALAKARKQAD, from the coding sequence ATGACGGATGCCGACTTCATGCGCCTGGCCCTGGACCAAGCCCAGTTGGCTGAGGCCATGGGTGAGGTGCCTGTCGGCGCCGTGCTGGTCAAGGATGGCCAGGTGATTGCCAGTAGCCACAATGCGCCCATTGCGCTGTCTGACCCATCTGCCCACGCCGAGATGCGGGCCTTGCGCGCGGCAGCACAGTCGTTGGCCAACTACCGTCTGCCGGGGTGTGAGTTGTTTGTGACCCTGGAGCCCTGTGCCATGTGTGCTGGCGCCATGCTGCATGCGCGTCTCAAGCGGGTGGTGTTTGCCGCGCCTGATCCCAAGACAGGTGCCGCGGGGGGCGTGTTCGACCTGTTTGCCTATCCTCAGCTGAATCATCAGACCGACATTCTGGGTGGCGTGCTGGCCGACGAGGCAAGCCAGCAACTGAAGGCGTTCTTTGCGCAGCGGCGTGCTTTGGCCAAAGCACGCAAGCAGGCGGACTGA